Proteins encoded in a region of the Nicotiana tomentosiformis chromosome 9, ASM39032v3, whole genome shotgun sequence genome:
- the LOC138899561 gene encoding uncharacterized protein — MSLSTSSVNRRSLSRKLGSLTFLLRFYHQYIINRFRNSRGNSCGDFKIIFDTRNNLCFGFYNLSKVQQLNIVLLQYLLIRVDHSRKIEERAYYLIQLEQVEIQVHPTSPDISELPVYGDFEIRVDHSRKIEERAYYLIQLEQVEIQVHPTSPDISELPVYKDFEVYQPASADSGVPFYHYYVAFLFSLDPDI, encoded by the exons ATGTCACTTTCGACATCATCGGTTAATCGAAGGTCTTTGAGTAGGAAACTTGGTTCACTGACTTTCCTCCTAAGGTTTTATCACCAATATATTATCAATCGTTTTCGGAATAGCCGAGGAAATAGTTGTGGAGATTTTAAGATAATATTTGATACTAGAAATAACCTGTGTTTCGGTTTCTACAACCTTAGCAAAGTTCAACAACTCAATATTGTCCTCTTGCAATATCTGCTT attcgagtcgatcatagtcggaaaatcgaggaaagggcatactacttgattcaattggagcaagtcgag atccaggtacatcctaccagtccagacatcagtgagttacctgtgtacggagacttcgag attcgagtcgatcatagtcggaaaatcgaggaaagggcatactacttgattcaattggagcaagtcgag atccaggtacatcctaccagtccagacatcagtgagctacctgtgtacaaagacttcgaggtatatcagccagcgtccgcagactccggagtccccttctatcattattatgttgctttcttattttccttagaccctgatatatag